One window from the genome of Elaeis guineensis isolate ETL-2024a chromosome 5, EG11, whole genome shotgun sequence encodes:
- the LOC140857812 gene encoding uncharacterized protein produces the protein MEHRKKEAMKTLEKAEELFKADDLRGAVMLAEKARCLFPSLPGLLNVLVAYRIHAAARENKLPSGATDWHAVLGVPPSSNPEVIKQQYKSMRHLTHPDKSKSAAAEGAFKLVEQAWSCINSSSSPHTSGSTASLEPQNMTCHPPLPLPADRSGDAKLKPATRNSDGKLVCPYCQAEFGFKIAGDNPVLCKCQRCHGCAVVTPKNKFTDSSSCRQPENGSPPQHTRTCSPPQSSMPNFLLCPFCGTGNSYRVIDGTYYVTCKRCGVPSSIKKDGASFDKSDQTGGASPPSPQTDVALCRKCRTPYDGEIPNNRRILRRCKLCGSWASIKLEIKQIRVHEDQLRTLAAELPNQSTPVVPGSGDEPSDSPTAGDLVRGPSGTAC, from the coding sequence ATGGAGCACAGGAAGAAGGAAGCCATGAAGACCTTGGAGAAAGCCGAAGAGTTGTTCAAAGCCGACGACTTACGCGGCGCAGTGATGCTGGCAGAGAAGGCTCGGTGCCTTTTCCCCTCCCTCCCGGGCCTCCTCAACGTGCTGGTCGCCTACCGCATCCATGCCGCTGCCAGGGAAAACAAGCTCCCGTCCGGGGCTACCGACTGGCACGCTGTCCTCGGCGTCCCACCCTCGTCCAACCCCGAGGTGATCAAGCAGCAATACAAGagcatgcgccacctcactcacccCGACAAGAGCAAGTCTGCCGCCGCCGAAGGTGCTTTCAAGCTAGTCGAGCAGGCTTGGAGCTGCAtaaattcttcttcttccccacaTACTTCTGGTTCCACCGCCAGTCTGGAACCCCAAAACATGACATGTCATCCGCCTTTGCCGCTACCTGCTGATCGGTCCGGTGATGCCAAACTGAAACCAGCCACCAGAAATTCTGATGGCAAATTGGTATGCCCATATTGCCAAGCAGAGTTTGGTTTCAAGATTGCAGGGGACAATCCTGTTCTTTGCAAGTGCCAGCGATGCCATGGTTGCGCTGTTGTTACGCCAAAAAACAAATTCACCGATTCAAGCTCTTGTAGACAACCAGAAAATGGTTCACCACCGCAACATACACGGACTTGTTCTCCTCCTCAGTCGAGCATGCCGAACTTTCTGCTGTGCCCTTTCTGCGGGACCGGAAATAGCTACAGAGTGATTGATGGCACCTACTATGTCACTTGCAAGCGTTGTGGTGTTCCTTCTTCCATCAAAAAAGATGGTGCTTCCTTCGACAAAAGTGATCAAACTGGTGGAGCCTCACCGCCGAGCCCACAAACCGACGTAGCACTGTGTCGCAAGTGCCGCACTCCATATGACGGTGAGATACCGAACAACCGGCGGATCCTTCGGAGGTGCAAGCTGTGTGGTTCGTGGGCTTCGATCAAGCTGGAGATCAAGCAAATCAGAGTTCACGAAGATCAGCTGCGCACACTGGCTGCCGAGCTGCCAAACCAGAGTACTCCCGTGGTTCCAGGTAGTGGTGACGAGCCTTCAGATTCGCCGACTGCTGGAGACTTGGTTCGTGGCCCGAGTGGCACGGCTTGCTAG